In the genome of Hyphomicrobiales bacterium, the window GTCGGCGTGGCGCCGGACGATCTGCGCATCGATCTGATGAGCCAGGTGTCCTATTTCCTTCCACACCTGCTGGCGCTGTCCTGCTCCTCACCCTTCTGGCAAGGCGAGGCAACCGGATTGCGATCCTACCGTCTCGCCGTCTTCGACGAGTTGCCACGCACCGGGCCGGCACCCGAATTCGCAAGCTTCGGAGAGTTCCAGCGCACCGTCGCCGTTCTGGTGCGGGCCGGTCTCATCCAGGATGGCAGCAAGCTCTGGTGGGATCTGCGGCCACACCACAGATTTCCGACGCTCGAGATGCGGATCACCGATCTCTGCACGCTCATCGAGGATGCCGCGGCCGTGGCGGCGACCTACCAATGCCTCCTCCGGATGCTCTGGCGGCTGCGTCTTTCGAACCAGCGCTGGCGCACCTATTCGAGCGTGCTCGTCGGCGAGAACCGCTGGCGCGCCCAGCGCTACGGCCTTGCCGACAGCCTCGTCGACTTCGGGCGGGGCGAACTCGTCGCCTTTCGTGATCTCGTCGGGGAATTGCAGGCCCTGATCGCCGAGGACGCCGAGGCGCTCGGGTGCACCGCCGAGATCGCGCATCTCACGCGGATTCTCGAGCGCGGCAACAGCGCCGATCGCCAGATCGCGACCTACGAAGCGGCTCTCGCGGAAGGGCATGAAAAGGACGCGGCGCTGCGCGCCGTCGTACGTCAGCTGATGCGTGAGACCGCGGTGACATAACCCATCGCGCGGCCCTCTGGCCTAGCGCTCCCGCAGCGCGTTCTGCGCCATGCGGGTCATGGGCTTCATGAGATAGGCGAGTACCGTCTTGTCGCCGGTTCGCACGTCGACGTCGGCGACCATGCCCGGCATGATCTCGAGTTCGCGCGGTCCGTTGCGCAGCGTGCTCGCCTCGGTGCGCACGCGGATGAGGTAATATGTTTCCCCGCGATCATCGGTGATGCTGTCCGCGCCGACCTGCTCAACCTTTCCGTCCAGACCGCCATAGAGGGAAAAATCATAGGCGCTCAGTTTGACGAGCGCTTCCTGGCCGGGGCGCAGGAACGCGATGTCCTGCGGCCGGATGCGGGCCTCCACCAGCAGCGTGTCGTCGACGGGCACGATCTCGACGAGGTCGTGCCCGGGCTGGACCACCTGGCCGGGGGTCGTCACGTGAACGGTCTTGACGATGCCGCCGACGGGGGCCGTCACCGTGGTCCGCTCGAGCCGGTCCGCCGTCGCGCGCGCTGCCTCGGTGAGGGAGGCAAGCTCGATGCGGGTCGCGTTCAACTCCTTCAGCGCCTCGTTGCGGAAGGCCGAAAGCCGCTCGCGGCGGCGATCCTCGGCCTCGGCCCTGGCACTCGCGAGCCGCGGCAGGGAGAGGCGGGCCGCCTCAAGCGCCCCGGCGGTGTCGTTCACCTTGCTCTCGATGGCCAGTATCTCCGAACGCGAGACCGCACCCGAGCGCGCAAGCGGCTTGACGAGGGCATGCTCCTCGCGGGCGAGTTCCAGTGACTTTGCGAGGGTCTCGATCCGTGCCTCGACCTCGATGATCTCCTGGGCCCGTTGGGCGGCCTGGTGCTCGAAGGCGGCGAGCGCGGAGGTCAATTCGCGTCGCCGGGTCTCGTAGTGTTCGCGTTGGCGGGCGACCAACTCGGGGCGCCGCGCAACGAGGTCGGTGGAAAACTCGGGCTCGCGATCATTGCCCTCGGCTTCGAGGCGGGCAATCGTGGCGGCGAGGCCGTCGAGCCGCTCCTGGACCTCCCCGAGGGAGGAGCCGGCGAGCGTCGGATCGATGCGCAGAATGACTTGACCGGCCTCGACGCGGGCTCCCTCGCGCACGAGGATTTCGCGCACGATGCCGCCCTCGAGGTTCTGGACGATCTGCAGGCGACTTGCAGGAACGACGCGACCCGGTCCGGTCGTCACCTCCTTGACCGTCGCAAAGGCCGCCCAGGCGATGAATGTCGCGACGAGCGCCATCAGCGTTGCCAACAACAGGCTCACCCCGCGCGAAGGCGGCTGCATGAGATCGGCGCTGAGCGAGGTCGGCACGCCGAGGGCGCGCGGCGCCTCAACCGGGCGGCTGGCGCGGTCGTCGAGCGGGTGGGCGCCGGTGAGGGTATTGCGTGCCATCGTCATGCGGCCCCCGCTCCAGGCTTGATCCGAACGCTGGCGGCGCGGGTGCGCGTCATGGCCTCGAGTTCCTTCAGAACGACCGACTTGGGGCCGTCGAGAATCTTGCGTCCCGCTTCGAGCACGATGAGGCGGTCGACGATGGCGAGCACGGCCGGACGGTGGGAAATGACGACCAGCGTGCGCGCGCGGCAGGAGCGGGTGAGTGCCTCGACGACGACCTGCTCGGTCCGACCGTCCATGTCGCTCGTCGGTTCGTCGAGGAGGAGCACGCTCGGCTCGCCGAGGAAAGCGCGCGCGAGTGAAACGGATTGACGCTGACCGCCCGAAAGGCCGGCGCCACGTTCGCGCACCGGGGTGTCGAGCCCCTTCGGCATGCGCATGATCCAATCGAGCGCACCGGCGGAGCGGACCGCCGCGAGCACGGCCTCGTCCGAAGCGCCCGGATCGGAGAGCGCGATGTTGGAGCGGATCGTGCCGTGGAAGAGGTCGGAGCCCTGCAGCGCGAAGCCGACGTGACGGCGCAGCACGGCGGGGTCCAACTGGCCGGCAGGAACACCATCGACGAGGACCCGTCCGGACGTCGGGCGCGCGAGTGACTGAATGAGCCGCAGCGCCGTCGTCTTGCCACTGCCGATGGCGCCGATGATGGCGACCTTTTCGCCGGGCTCGATGTCGAAGGAGATATCGAGGAGCGAGGGGGGCGCGTCCGGCTCATAGGAAAAGGTCACACGCTCGAAGGTGATGCGGCCGGCGATGCGCGACGGTGTCAGCAGGCGGCGGCCCGCCGGGCGCTCCTGCTCGGCGTGGACGATGGCATCGAGGGCGGTGAAGGCGAGGCGGACCTGATGCAGGCGCGTCACCAGCATGGCGATCTGGCCGAGTGGCTGGAGGGCGCGGCCGGCGAGCATGGTCGCGGCGATGAGCCCGCCCATGGTGAGGTCGCCGGCGGCCACGAGATAGAAGCCGACGACGATCATGGCGATCTGCGTCAGGGTCTGGAGGGCCTGGACGCAGGAATGCCCGAGGCTCGAGCGCTCGCGGATGGCGTGGGATGTGCGCACGTGACCGGCGACGGCGCCCTCCCACTTCGAGGCGGCCCAGCTCTCGGCATTGCATGCCTTGACGGTCTCGAGCCCGACCACCGTCTCGACCACGACGGCGTTTTTTTGCGCGGTCTCGCGAAACGCTTCCTCGGTCAACCGGGTGAGCGAACGCTGGGTCAACCATCCCGTGAGGACGACGACAGGGATCGCGGCGAGAAGGAGCCAGCCGAGTGGTCCGGCAATGATGAAAATGGCGGCGACGAAAACGAAGAGGAAGGGAGCGTCGCCGAAGGCCGTCAGCGTCGCCGAATTGAAGAAGTCTCTTATGGTCTCGAACTCGCGCAGCGCATTGGCCCGCACCCCGGCCGAGACCGGACGGTCCGGCAGGCGAGCCCCCATCAGCCGCCCGAAGACGAAGCCCGAGAGCACCACATCGGCCCGCCGACCCGCTATATCGACGAAGCGGGCGCGCAGCACCTTGATCGCCATGTCGAAGACCGTCGCCAGCATGACGCCGATGGCGAGCGCCCAGAGCGTTTCCTCGATCGCATTCGGCAGAACGCGGTCGTAGACGTTCATGGTGAAGAGCGGCAGAGCCAGCGCCAGGACATTGATGGCAAGCGTTGCCAGGATGGCCTCGGCATAAATTCCCCGGCTCGCGGAAAATGCCGGCAGGAACCAGCCCCGGCGTCGCTCGGAAAGCGCGCCCTCGCCGCGCTCGTCGAGGCCGCTCGCGGGCCGCAGGACGATGACGGTGCCGCTGGCGGCGGCCGTCAACTCGGCGATCGGGCGAAGCTTGCGGGTCTCGGGGTCGGCGGGGTCGCAGATCTCGGCCCGCACGGCGCGGCCGCCCCACCGGCGCTCGATGCGCCAGACCGTCGCAAGGCCGCCGTCGCGCAAGAGGACGATGGCCGGCAGCTCGATGTCGGCAAGGCGCGCGACGGGCCTTGCGACCGCCTCGCCCGCCAGTCCGGCGCGGGCGACCGCCATGTCGAGGTGTGCGAGCGTCAGGCGGCCATCGGTCAGTGGTAACCCGGCCTTGATGGCGATCGCCGTACTCGGCAGCCCGTGATGGCGCGCGACCTCGACGATCGCTTCGGCCAGGAGGTCACGATCCGCGCGGACTTTGGGCGCAGCGGTTGCCGCAGTAGAAGCTTCACGCGCGCCGACGATGCCGCGCGCGGCGATCTCGAGTTCGCTCTGGAGTTTGCCGACCTCGTTCATCCTGCTGCCTCACGGGCGACCATACTGGCCCGCTGCTGACGTCCCTCGGGGTGCGGCTCACGAGCCCGGGCGCACCGAAGCGCGACGAAAGCCCTATCCGCAAAAAGGGAGTGTCCGGCAAACTGGTAAAGCGCAGGAAAACAACGTTTGGAAAAGCCGCGACTATTTGTAGCCGTCCACGCTCGTTTCCCAATTGGCGTGGTAGTTTTCCGGCTGCCAGGACTCGATTTCCGTCCGCCAGCCGTCGATCAACGTCGGGGCAGGTGGGGCGATGCCCTCGGCCGGCAGATCGAGCCCGAGGGCGGGAACGAGGCGGCCCATGGCGGCAAGCAGACGGTAGCCACTGTAGACGCCGATCAGTTCCTCGTTTCGCAGAGCGCTCTCGGCAAGGAACAGCTCGGTCTGGGCATCGAGGAGGTCCAGGAGCCGGCGGCTGCCGGTATCGAACTGCTCATAGTATGCCGCCTTTCGACGGCGTTGAAGATCGAGCTGGCGGCGCAGATCGCCGACCCGCTGACGCGAAGAAACGATCGAATTCCATGAAACGCGCGTCTCACGCTCGACGACCCGCGTCATGTTCGCCGCGATCTCGGTTGCCTCGGCCGCCCGGGCCTTGGCTTCCCAGAAGCGCGCCTTGTCGATGCCGCCATTGAAGATGTTCCAGCGGATGACGAGGAGTGCACGGACCTCGAGGTCGCGATCACCGTCCTGCGTGACGCCGTGGCCGTGGTCGGTCGTCAGCTCGAAATTGGCCTTCGGAAAGAAGCGCGAGTAGGCCGATCCGATGGAGGCTTTCGCGGCGAGCGTATCGAACTGCGTGGCCATGATCGAGGGCGCGACCTCGACCGCCTCTGATACGGCGGCCTCCACAGACCCAGGCAAGCCACTGGCTGCCGGCGCGGCAGCGAGCCGGCCCGGCATGCGCCCGACGACCGATTTGAAGAGTGCATAGGCATCCTGTAGCCGACCTTCGGCTTCCGCGACGATGGCGCTGGCGTTGGCGGCCCGCGCTCCGGCCTCGGCGCCCTCGGCCGAGTTCGCCTTGCCGGCGCCAACGCGCGCTCGGACGCGGCGATGGATCTGCTCGTGGGCCGCGTGGTTCGCCCGGGCCGCTTCCAGAACGCTGCCCGCGCGGATGACCTCGAGGTAGGCCTGGACGGCGCGAAGGGCGATCGAGTTCGCCGTGTCGTTGACGCGCCAACGCGCCGAGCTGACCCTGTTCTTCTGGCGGGCGATCTCGTGGCGGGCTTCGAAGCCGTCGAAAATCCGCTGGGAAAAGACCGTGCTGACACCACGCGTGTCGTGCCAGCCGTTGCTGCTT includes:
- a CDS encoding carboxylate-amine ligase, whose amino-acid sequence is MADQPPFTIGIEEEYLLVDIETGDLRSDPPASLMDDLKGRLGERVTPEFLRAQVEVGTGVCRTVGEARAELGELRSTIIEVAAAYGIAPIAASTHPLANWRAQPHTDKDRYNVLAHDMQVVARRLLISGMHVHVGVAPDDLRIDLMSQVSYFLPHLLALSCSSPFWQGEATGLRSYRLAVFDELPRTGPAPEFASFGEFQRTVAVLVRAGLIQDGSKLWWDLRPHHRFPTLEMRITDLCTLIEDAAAVAATYQCLLRMLWRLRLSNQRWRTYSSVLVGENRWRAQRYGLADSLVDFGRGELVAFRDLVGELQALIAEDAEALGCTAEIAHLTRILERGNSADRQIATYEAALAEGHEKDAALRAVVRQLMRETAVT
- a CDS encoding HlyD family type I secretion periplasmic adaptor subunit; protein product: MTMARNTLTGAHPLDDRASRPVEAPRALGVPTSLSADLMQPPSRGVSLLLATLMALVATFIAWAAFATVKEVTTGPGRVVPASRLQIVQNLEGGIVREILVREGARVEAGQVILRIDPTLAGSSLGEVQERLDGLAATIARLEAEGNDREPEFSTDLVARRPELVARQREHYETRRRELTSALAAFEHQAAQRAQEIIEVEARIETLAKSLELAREEHALVKPLARSGAVSRSEILAIESKVNDTAGALEAARLSLPRLASARAEAEDRRRERLSAFRNEALKELNATRIELASLTEAARATADRLERTTVTAPVGGIVKTVHVTTPGQVVQPGHDLVEIVPVDDTLLVEARIRPQDIAFLRPGQEALVKLSAYDFSLYGGLDGKVEQVGADSITDDRGETYYLIRVRTEASTLRNGPRELEIMPGMVADVDVRTGDKTVLAYLMKPMTRMAQNALRER
- a CDS encoding type I secretion system permease/ATPase — protein: MNEVGKLQSELEIAARGIVGAREASTAATAAPKVRADRDLLAEAIVEVARHHGLPSTAIAIKAGLPLTDGRLTLAHLDMAVARAGLAGEAVARPVARLADIELPAIVLLRDGGLATVWRIERRWGGRAVRAEICDPADPETRKLRPIAELTAAASGTVIVLRPASGLDERGEGALSERRRGWFLPAFSASRGIYAEAILATLAINVLALALPLFTMNVYDRVLPNAIEETLWALAIGVMLATVFDMAIKVLRARFVDIAGRRADVVLSGFVFGRLMGARLPDRPVSAGVRANALREFETIRDFFNSATLTAFGDAPFLFVFVAAIFIIAGPLGWLLLAAIPVVVLTGWLTQRSLTRLTEEAFRETAQKNAVVVETVVGLETVKACNAESWAASKWEGAVAGHVRTSHAIRERSSLGHSCVQALQTLTQIAMIVVGFYLVAAGDLTMGGLIAATMLAGRALQPLGQIAMLVTRLHQVRLAFTALDAIVHAEQERPAGRRLLTPSRIAGRITFERVTFSYEPDAPPSLLDISFDIEPGEKVAIIGAIGSGKTTALRLIQSLARPTSGRVLVDGVPAGQLDPAVLRRHVGFALQGSDLFHGTIRSNIALSDPGASDEAVLAAVRSAGALDWIMRMPKGLDTPVRERGAGLSGGQRQSVSLARAFLGEPSVLLLDEPTSDMDGRTEQVVVEALTRSCRARTLVVISHRPAVLAIVDRLIVLEAGRKILDGPKSVVLKELEAMTRTRAASVRIKPGAGAA
- a CDS encoding TolC family outer membrane protein; translation: MNIARAAAIGLAALICVGQAARADTLTSVVEEALALNPELGAIRFNRRAIDNELNAARGLNLPTFDVKAHVGTDRNSYLSGTGIESSNGWHDTRGVSTVFSQRIFDGFEARHEIARQKNRVSSARWRVNDTANSIALRAVQAYLEVIRAGSVLEAARANHAAHEQIHRRVRARVGAGKANSAEGAEAGARAANASAIVAEAEGRLQDAYALFKSVVGRMPGRLAAAPAASGLPGSVEAAVSEAVEVAPSIMATQFDTLAAKASIGSAYSRFFPKANFELTTDHGHGVTQDGDRDLEVRALLVIRWNIFNGGIDKARFWEAKARAAEATEIAANMTRVVERETRVSWNSIVSSRQRVGDLRRQLDLQRRRKAAYYEQFDTGSRRLLDLLDAQTELFLAESALRNEELIGVYSGYRLLAAMGRLVPALGLDLPAEGIAPPAPTLIDGWRTEIESWQPENYHANWETSVDGYK